Proteins found in one Asterias amurensis chromosome 13, ASM3211899v1 genomic segment:
- the LOC139945930 gene encoding general transcription factor 3C polypeptide 3-like isoform X2, translating into MEEGTDDQKLSVDREELIRYLNGEISFTEWQKLQGQDVMQLLSSEEQLGAEDAPEEGADMDEDASDESDEEEEEHKDAEEERENPEGERGEDDDGVSDSGDGEEEGEGDLRGDDDEYVPPRSRQSAYKPRGKVGRPRKPPPEQLTPKRGRGRPRKDRSDISGLSSTSQDNSPLSHEMRLGRAEKRQLAKRGRKKGHSRVPKGLQGLMGEAHLCFARGGHQEAIKMCLEIIRQVPRCPDPYQLLSMIYEDKQDMEKSLQFSLIACHLNPSDSEEWTRCAETCLEQDDIDKAIHCYSKAIRYNPSDLSNHMERIHLYEQLQDKKKVLDCYQVLLKALPEDQGEQYMQLAKDIVKAHHQDGDIKPALEIIETAFSKYPHLIRSEDVNILAELHIVNRKYQQALQVMSDHCGVIIKSKDDNSAVLEMEQLSLSERDNGQDIMDVTVPEGLPIDLIAKLGVCLIHCKQFQTVKGVVEMLSAKSPNEMGDLYLDVAEAYIDLGHFVDALSLLEVLVDTENYNLAAVWLRYAECLTSLGELGSAANAYRQVLQKVPNHLDARIALAMVERKRGNEDVALEILSVVSEDHTSDVQVVRQRSLLLYSKGFLKEFIQDGLLLLRAYVKDAYQHHGGSVSDNQLCGNLSHLDHDEWYTLYCKTLRALVQTGQLAEAQTLSNSAIVSKRFGITLKRKLDVEFMGVCVCFLNKNYKVAYDEIRHFLYKYPNCAAAWNFFSYITNLSNDTRHHRFCLRLTINKLQNNFALCILNGHNAMVSGSFKNAVGEYVRGFRQRVDDPFVNMMIGVSIAHMACQRFTIKRNSLFVQAFAFLKRYEEYRGVCQETCYNIGRTLHQIGLLHMAARYYHKGLELPPSTDDPRFDLRAELAFNLSLIYRHSGNEEMAIELLSNTVI; encoded by the exons atggaaGAAGGAACAGATGATCAAAAACTGTCAGTTGATCGAGAAGAGTTAATCAGATACTTGAATGGTGAAATATCCTTCACTGAATGGCAAAAACTTCAAGGACAAGAT GTGATGCAGCTCCTCAGTTCAGAGGAGCAGTTGGGCGCCGAAGACGCACCCGAAGAAGGAGCCGATATGGATGAGGATGCAAGTGATGAGAGtgatgaagaagaagaggaaCACAAGGATGCAGAGGAGGAAAGGGAGAATCCAGAAGGAGAAAGAggggaagatgatgatggagtTAGTGACAGCGGAGATGGGGAGgaagagggggagggggatcTTCGTGGTGACGACGATGAATATGTGCCTCCGAGAAGCCGACAGTCTGCTTATAAGCCAAGAG GAAAAGTTGGTCGGCCGAGAAAACCGCCGCCGGAACAGCTTACTCCAAAGAGAGGTAGAGGGCGCCCTCGCAAGGATAGAAGTGACATTTCCGGCCTCTCGTCAACATCACAAG ACAACTCGCCCCTTTCTCACGAAATGCGTCTCGGAAGGGCAGAAAAGCGACAGTTGGCCAAGCGGGGCCGTAAGAAAGGTCACAGTCGGGTTCCCAAGGGTCTGCAAGGGCTGATGGGAGAAGCCCACTTGTGCTTCGCCCGTGGTGGGCACCAGGAGGCCATCAAGATGTGCCTAGAGATCATCAGACAGGTTCCCCGGTGCCCAGACCCTTACCAGCTTCTGAGTATGATTTACGAGGATAAACAAGACATGGAGAAATCACTTCAG TTTTCTCTGATAGCATGCCATCTCAATCCAAGTGACTCTGAAGAATGGACTCGTTGTGCTGAGACGTGCCTAGAGCAGGATGATATTGACAAAGCTATCCATTGTTATTCCAAAG CGATCCGGTACAATCCTAGCGATCTGAGTAACCATATGGAGAGAATCCACCTGTATGAGCAGCTACAGGACAAGAAGAAAGTGTTGGATTGTTACCAGGTCTTACTGAAAGCTTTACCTGAAGACCAAGGGGAACAGTATATGCAGCTGGCCAAGGATATTGTCAag GCTCATCACCAGGATGGAGATATCAAGCCGGCACTAGAGATCATCGAGACGGCATTCTCTAAATACCCACATCTCATCAGGTCcgaag atgtgaacattttagccgAGCTCCACATAGTCAATCGCAAGTATCAGCAAGCTCTACAAGTCATGTCAGACCACTGTGGGGTCATCATCAAGTCCAAAGATGATAACAGTGCTGTCCTCGAAATGGAACAACTCTCATTGTCCGAGAGAGATAATGG ACAGGACATCATGGATGTAACGGTACCGGAGGGGTTGCCAATAGACCTGATAGCCAAACTAGGAGTGTGCCTCATTCACTGCAAACAGTTCCAAACTGTCAAg gGAGTGGTTGAGATGTTGTCTGCTAAGAGTCCAAACGAGATGGGAGATTTATATCTGGATGTTGCAGAGGCGTACATAGATCTGG GTCATTTTGTAGACGCATTGTCGTTACTGGAAGTACTAGTCGACACAGAGAACTACAACTTG GCCGCTGTATGGCTTCGCTACGCTGAGTGCCTTACTTCGCTTGGGGAGTTGGGATCAGCAGCCAACGCCTACCGCCAGGTCCTACAGAAAGTACCCAACCATCTCGATGCTAGAATTGCTCTCGCAATGGTGGAACGTAAAAGAGGAAATGAAGATGTAGCGCTAGAGATCCTATCAGTAG TATCAGAAGATCACACTAGTGATGTTCAAGTTGTGAGGCAGAGGTCGTTACTGTTGTACTCTAAGGGATTTCTTAAAGAGTTCATCCAAGATGGTCTACTCTTGCTGAGAGCTTACGTCAAAGATGCCTACCAGCATCACGGAGGAAGTG TCTCTGACAATCAGCTGTGCGGTAACCTGAGTCATTTAGACCATGACGAGTGGTATACTCTCTACTGTAAGACACTCCGAGCTCTCGTACAGACCGGTCAGCTTGCTGAGGCGCAGACCCTATCCAATTCCGCCATTGTCTCCAAGAGGTTCGGCATTACGCTCAAGAGAAAATTG GATGTAGAGTTTATGGGAGTCTGCGTTTGTTTcctgaacaaaaattacaaagtgGCTTACGATGAGATTCGACACTTCTTATACAAA TATCCGAACTGTGCAGCTGCCTGGAATTTCTTCTCATACATCACCAACCTCAGCAATGACACCCGCCATCACCGATTTTGCCTTCGCTTGACAATCAAT aaattacaaaacaacttTGCTCTGTGTATACTGAACGGCCACAACGCCATGGTCAGTGGTAGTTTCAAGAATGCTGTTGGGGAGTACGTGCGAGGGTTTCGGCAAAGAGTAGACGATCCGTTTGTGAATATGATGATTGGCGTTTCCATTGCACACATGGCATGCCAGCGATTCACCATTAAGAGGAACTCTCTCTTTGTTCAG GCGTTTGCATTTCTCAAGAGATACGAGGAATACAGAGGGGTCTGTCAAGAAACATGCTACAACATCGGCCGGACCCTCCATCAAATAG GTTTACTTCACATGGCTGCTCGTTACTACCACAAGGGGCTTGAGCTACCGCCCTCTACTGACGACCCAAGGTTTGACCTTCGAGCTGAGCTTGCTTTTAATCTCTCTCTGATCTATCGACACAGCGGCAATGAGGAAATGGCCATTGAACTATTGAGCAATACTGTGATATGA
- the LOC139945930 gene encoding general transcription factor 3C polypeptide 3-like isoform X1 — protein MEEGTDDQKLSVDREELIRYLNGEISFTEWQKLQGQDVMQLLSSEEQLGAEDAPEEGADMDEDASDESDEEEEEHKDAEEERENPEGERGEDDDGVSDSGDGEEEGEGDLRGDDDEYVPPRSRQSAYKPRGKVGRPRKPPPEQLTPKRGRGRPRKDRSDISGLSSTSQADNSPLSHEMRLGRAEKRQLAKRGRKKGHSRVPKGLQGLMGEAHLCFARGGHQEAIKMCLEIIRQVPRCPDPYQLLSMIYEDKQDMEKSLQFSLIACHLNPSDSEEWTRCAETCLEQDDIDKAIHCYSKAIRYNPSDLSNHMERIHLYEQLQDKKKVLDCYQVLLKALPEDQGEQYMQLAKDIVKAHHQDGDIKPALEIIETAFSKYPHLIRSEDVNILAELHIVNRKYQQALQVMSDHCGVIIKSKDDNSAVLEMEQLSLSERDNGQDIMDVTVPEGLPIDLIAKLGVCLIHCKQFQTVKGVVEMLSAKSPNEMGDLYLDVAEAYIDLGHFVDALSLLEVLVDTENYNLAAVWLRYAECLTSLGELGSAANAYRQVLQKVPNHLDARIALAMVERKRGNEDVALEILSVVSEDHTSDVQVVRQRSLLLYSKGFLKEFIQDGLLLLRAYVKDAYQHHGGSVSDNQLCGNLSHLDHDEWYTLYCKTLRALVQTGQLAEAQTLSNSAIVSKRFGITLKRKLDVEFMGVCVCFLNKNYKVAYDEIRHFLYKYPNCAAAWNFFSYITNLSNDTRHHRFCLRLTINKLQNNFALCILNGHNAMVSGSFKNAVGEYVRGFRQRVDDPFVNMMIGVSIAHMACQRFTIKRNSLFVQAFAFLKRYEEYRGVCQETCYNIGRTLHQIGLLHMAARYYHKGLELPPSTDDPRFDLRAELAFNLSLIYRHSGNEEMAIELLSNTVI, from the exons atggaaGAAGGAACAGATGATCAAAAACTGTCAGTTGATCGAGAAGAGTTAATCAGATACTTGAATGGTGAAATATCCTTCACTGAATGGCAAAAACTTCAAGGACAAGAT GTGATGCAGCTCCTCAGTTCAGAGGAGCAGTTGGGCGCCGAAGACGCACCCGAAGAAGGAGCCGATATGGATGAGGATGCAAGTGATGAGAGtgatgaagaagaagaggaaCACAAGGATGCAGAGGAGGAAAGGGAGAATCCAGAAGGAGAAAGAggggaagatgatgatggagtTAGTGACAGCGGAGATGGGGAGgaagagggggagggggatcTTCGTGGTGACGACGATGAATATGTGCCTCCGAGAAGCCGACAGTCTGCTTATAAGCCAAGAG GAAAAGTTGGTCGGCCGAGAAAACCGCCGCCGGAACAGCTTACTCCAAAGAGAGGTAGAGGGCGCCCTCGCAAGGATAGAAGTGACATTTCCGGCCTCTCGTCAACATCACAAG CAGACAACTCGCCCCTTTCTCACGAAATGCGTCTCGGAAGGGCAGAAAAGCGACAGTTGGCCAAGCGGGGCCGTAAGAAAGGTCACAGTCGGGTTCCCAAGGGTCTGCAAGGGCTGATGGGAGAAGCCCACTTGTGCTTCGCCCGTGGTGGGCACCAGGAGGCCATCAAGATGTGCCTAGAGATCATCAGACAGGTTCCCCGGTGCCCAGACCCTTACCAGCTTCTGAGTATGATTTACGAGGATAAACAAGACATGGAGAAATCACTTCAG TTTTCTCTGATAGCATGCCATCTCAATCCAAGTGACTCTGAAGAATGGACTCGTTGTGCTGAGACGTGCCTAGAGCAGGATGATATTGACAAAGCTATCCATTGTTATTCCAAAG CGATCCGGTACAATCCTAGCGATCTGAGTAACCATATGGAGAGAATCCACCTGTATGAGCAGCTACAGGACAAGAAGAAAGTGTTGGATTGTTACCAGGTCTTACTGAAAGCTTTACCTGAAGACCAAGGGGAACAGTATATGCAGCTGGCCAAGGATATTGTCAag GCTCATCACCAGGATGGAGATATCAAGCCGGCACTAGAGATCATCGAGACGGCATTCTCTAAATACCCACATCTCATCAGGTCcgaag atgtgaacattttagccgAGCTCCACATAGTCAATCGCAAGTATCAGCAAGCTCTACAAGTCATGTCAGACCACTGTGGGGTCATCATCAAGTCCAAAGATGATAACAGTGCTGTCCTCGAAATGGAACAACTCTCATTGTCCGAGAGAGATAATGG ACAGGACATCATGGATGTAACGGTACCGGAGGGGTTGCCAATAGACCTGATAGCCAAACTAGGAGTGTGCCTCATTCACTGCAAACAGTTCCAAACTGTCAAg gGAGTGGTTGAGATGTTGTCTGCTAAGAGTCCAAACGAGATGGGAGATTTATATCTGGATGTTGCAGAGGCGTACATAGATCTGG GTCATTTTGTAGACGCATTGTCGTTACTGGAAGTACTAGTCGACACAGAGAACTACAACTTG GCCGCTGTATGGCTTCGCTACGCTGAGTGCCTTACTTCGCTTGGGGAGTTGGGATCAGCAGCCAACGCCTACCGCCAGGTCCTACAGAAAGTACCCAACCATCTCGATGCTAGAATTGCTCTCGCAATGGTGGAACGTAAAAGAGGAAATGAAGATGTAGCGCTAGAGATCCTATCAGTAG TATCAGAAGATCACACTAGTGATGTTCAAGTTGTGAGGCAGAGGTCGTTACTGTTGTACTCTAAGGGATTTCTTAAAGAGTTCATCCAAGATGGTCTACTCTTGCTGAGAGCTTACGTCAAAGATGCCTACCAGCATCACGGAGGAAGTG TCTCTGACAATCAGCTGTGCGGTAACCTGAGTCATTTAGACCATGACGAGTGGTATACTCTCTACTGTAAGACACTCCGAGCTCTCGTACAGACCGGTCAGCTTGCTGAGGCGCAGACCCTATCCAATTCCGCCATTGTCTCCAAGAGGTTCGGCATTACGCTCAAGAGAAAATTG GATGTAGAGTTTATGGGAGTCTGCGTTTGTTTcctgaacaaaaattacaaagtgGCTTACGATGAGATTCGACACTTCTTATACAAA TATCCGAACTGTGCAGCTGCCTGGAATTTCTTCTCATACATCACCAACCTCAGCAATGACACCCGCCATCACCGATTTTGCCTTCGCTTGACAATCAAT aaattacaaaacaacttTGCTCTGTGTATACTGAACGGCCACAACGCCATGGTCAGTGGTAGTTTCAAGAATGCTGTTGGGGAGTACGTGCGAGGGTTTCGGCAAAGAGTAGACGATCCGTTTGTGAATATGATGATTGGCGTTTCCATTGCACACATGGCATGCCAGCGATTCACCATTAAGAGGAACTCTCTCTTTGTTCAG GCGTTTGCATTTCTCAAGAGATACGAGGAATACAGAGGGGTCTGTCAAGAAACATGCTACAACATCGGCCGGACCCTCCATCAAATAG GTTTACTTCACATGGCTGCTCGTTACTACCACAAGGGGCTTGAGCTACCGCCCTCTACTGACGACCCAAGGTTTGACCTTCGAGCTGAGCTTGCTTTTAATCTCTCTCTGATCTATCGACACAGCGGCAATGAGGAAATGGCCATTGAACTATTGAGCAATACTGTGATATGA